Proteins from a genomic interval of Lolium perenne isolate Kyuss_39 chromosome 1, Kyuss_2.0, whole genome shotgun sequence:
- the LOC127347881 gene encoding asparagine--tRNA ligase, cytoplasmic 1, giving the protein MADAAAPAPPTAELAAASISSPPPSSDLEPPTTRTRIRAILDAGDSLAGQSVVVGGWVKTGRQQGKGDFAFLEVNDGSCQGNLQVMVDKEVYPLARLTHTGTSVLVEGLLQKPPVEAKQRIELKVKKVIEVGEVDAAAYPLPKTKLNLETLRDFVHLRARTNTIGAVARIRHQLAYATHTFFDKEDFLYIHTPIITTSDCEGAGEMFQVTSLFSQAEKVDKELKENPAPSEADIEAAKLVVKAKGDAVAQLKAAKASKQEITAAVSELTKAKEAVLRLEERSKLKPGIPHRDDGSIAFENDFFKRAAFLTVSGQLQVETYACALSSVYTFGPTFRAENSHTSRHLAEFWMVEPEIAYANLHDDMNYAERYVKYLCKWLLDHCREDMEFMVKHVDKTAIERLELVSSTPFERISYTKAVEILEGTGKKFENKVEWGIDLASEHERYLTEVIFKKPVIVYNYPKGIKAFYMRLNDDQKTVAAMDVLVPKVGELIGGSQREERLNVLTQRILDADLPLEPYEWYLDLRRFGSVKHSGFGLGFERMILFATGLDNIRDVIPFPRYPGRADL; this is encoded by the exons ATGGCCGACGCCGCCGCACCGGCGCCACCGACGGCCGAGCTGGCCGCCGCCTCCATCTCCTCCCCGCCGCCCTCCTCCGACCTCGAGCCGCCGACCACCCGCACCCGCATCCGCGCCATCCTGGACGCCGGCGACTCGCTGGCCGGGCAGAGCGTGGTGGTCGGCGGCTGGGTCAAGACCGGCCGCCAGCAGGGCAAGGGCGACTTCGCCTTCCTCGAGGTCAACGACGGCTCCTGCCAGGGCAACCTCCAGGTCATGGTCGACAAGGAGGTGTACCCGCTCGCCCGCCTCACGCACACCGGCACCTCCGTGCTCGTCGAGGGCCTGCTCCAGAAGCCCCCCGTCGAGGCCAAGCAGCGCATCGAGTTGAAGGTCAAGAAGGTCATCGAGGTCGGGGAGGTGGACGCCGCCGCATACCCGCTGCCCAAGACCAAGCTCAACCTCGAGACCCTCAGGGACTTCGTTCACCTCCGCGCACGCACCAACACG ATAGGCGCGGTTGCTCGGATAAGGCATCAGCTTGCATACGCAACCCACACTTTCTTCGATAAAGAGGATTTCTTGTATATCCATACACCCATAATAACCACCAGCGACTGTGAGGGTGCCGGTGAGATGTTCCAAGTCACATCCTTGTTCAGCCAGGCTGAAAAGGTTGACAAGGAGCTTAAGGAGAACCCTGCACCATCCGAAGCTGATATTGAGGCTGCTAAGCTTGTTGTCAAGGCAAAAGGAGATGCGGTTGCGCAACTTAAAGCAGCAAAAGCTAGCAAGCAAGAGATAACTGCTGCTGTTTCGGAGCTTACAAAGGCAAAAGAGGCTGTCTTAAGGCTGGAAGAGAGGTCTAAGTTGAAACCTGGAATTCCCCACAGAGATGATGGGTCCATTGCGTTTGAGAATGACTTCTTCAAGCGTGCAGCCTTTCTGACTGTTTCAGGCCAGCTTCAGGTTGAGACTTATGCTTGTGCTCTCAGCAGTGTCTATACCTTTGGACCAACATTCCGGGCAGAGAACTCACATACATCAAGACATTTGGCAGAATTTTGGATGGTTGAACCAGAAATTGCATATGCAAACTTGCAT GATGATATGAACTATGCAGAGAGGTACGTAAAATACCTCTGCAAATGGTTACTCGATCATTGCCGTGAAGACATGGAATTCATGGTGAAACATGTGGACAAGACTGCAATTGAGCGTCTGGAGCTTGTTTCTTCCACACCCTTTGAGCGCATCTCATATACAAAGGCTGTGGAGATCTTAGAAGGTACGGGTAAGAAATTTGAGAACAAGGTTGAATGGGGAATTGATTTAGCGTCTGAGCATGAGAG GTATTTGACTGAGGTGATATTTAAGAAGCCAGTTATTGTTTATAACTACCCGAAAGGAATAAAGGCATTTTACATGAGGCTGAATGATGACCAGAAGACGGTGGCTGCAATGGATGTACTTGTTCCCAAG GTTGGTGAATTAATTGGTGGAAGCCAAAGGGAGGAGCGTCTTAATGTTCTTACACAAAG AATACTCGACGCAGATCTGCCCTTGGAGCCTTATGAGTGGTACTTGGATCTCAGGCGCTTTGGATCTGTGAAGCACAGCGGGTTTGGCCTTGGCTTCGAGAGGATGATCCTTTTCGCCACTGGTCTTGACAACATCAGAGACGTCATCCCATTCCCAAGATATCCCGGTAGGGCTGATCTTTGA